A single region of the Phaenicophaeus curvirostris isolate KB17595 chromosome 4, BPBGC_Pcur_1.0, whole genome shotgun sequence genome encodes:
- the TET2 gene encoding methylcytosine dioxygenase TET2 has protein sequence MEQDRTNHVDGNRLSPFLIPQSSHVCQAEPSVVKLQNGSPSTERPEVEVNGDHKQLFIKSNYGVPHLKGSSNKRVSPNLLQEKKVYSKYMQNGGIKRTFSEPSLYGLHESKKVKQDKEVNGQKAEPEVNNEKPSISSSYSEKKPESFAGQENEASDLIQSTRYNSGGSENPHELLIQDEQEQENVHCQNRDIVLLLKNKAVPMPNGATVSASSMESMHGELLEKTLSQYYPEHVSIAMQKNTSHINAITSQATNELSYETTHSSHTSGQITSPQTSNSELPQVPAVVVTEVYNTEDSSKPPVLPGSCLLQKPELQLPQQQQIPSYDPHQLTVGNSTLHGSVGQVPNQDLSLSSSSNLQAQSATLERFSEQAENNGAFFKQNSTFHKDSSTPPALEKNSALSVVVQEGSHSYDNRCDETLPGEIKNEGQQQGPMSESPSLSQQQLHPQQRLPQQAQTSQQDVSESNPQAAVAASVQHCSEETTPASEPPLQSIQAHGSEGELQKHYQHFPGQREPKIPPDKEKDQVKEPVQQVQRYSKPAWIELVSTQFRQGGSPQKPSEALLQSILQFQANAVETAYRKQYAGSPDALKGSSGQPQSQKIMQQEQIRPLYKSETSQLQPHPTADQQLPFQKHSPQPQLMKMDSLLKSRVQQHPPQQLHFQQRSEQDEQPLGAPLKQQHLNPQPGEDEQFLHSHILQQMLQKQAQQVQLPCSLQLTSNQQQGLQMKNKDPPQTISHSQSNAEQPPDRATFIQLKAEECFHTGSKYTKSTAFLPRNPQLGLEQVQSVNKGPLYTQKGNASLQRPSPNNMHLISEKKENAANIERFGANKMQDLQHMQYFSNNLTAKQDVNHCFQEQEQQTQQASVIQLPPPQQTQSYGGSLNQDILSQQATQIPQRYLPQSQQAAPHSQDQRGSHLQSQTPKDFQKHAALRWHLLQKQEQQAYQQPKPDIGLSAVRKPIKIEAGTKSNVCIRPSAGQLENKMWKKTIKQENQHFGCESMQQKSIIETMEQQLKQIQVKSLFDHKTFTVKSPKHVKVETAGPITILSRHTSAADFDTQTPSLDQQANLSAEKTPTKRTAGTVLNNFLDSPSKLLDTPVKNLLDTPAKTQYDFPSCSCVEQIIEKDEGPFYTHLGAGPNVAAIREIMEERFGQKGKAIRIERVVYTGKEGKSSQGCPIAKWVVRRSSKEEKLLCLVRERAGHTCETAVIVILILVWEGIPTSLADKLYTELTDTLRKYGTLTNRRCALNEERTCACQGLDPETCGASFSFGCSWSMYYNGCKFARSKIPRKFKLMGDDPKEEEKLESHLQNLSTLMAPTYKKLAPDAYNNQIEYEHRAPECRLGLKEGRPFSGVTACLDFCAHAHRDLHNMQNGSTLVCTLTREDNREIGQTPEDEQLHVLPLYKVSDVDEFGSSEGQEEKKRNGSIQVLTSFRRKVRMLAEPVKTCRQRKLEAKKAAAEKLSSLENGSSKAEREKAAAARNKQSNSEAAGHAKQLADLLRLSGPATQQQQQHPQRTPPTNPQSNPINSYSGSGSANLYVRLPNPASAYPGSSYTSDPYGGSSPMNLYTTSSQPAGSYLNSSSPMNPYSGSLSQNNQYPPYQCNGNISMDNCPSYLSSYPSQHQHMDLYNCQSQDHMSKLSLPPIQTLYQHRFGNNQSFGPKYLNYGNQNMQVDSFSNCTIRPNVHNVGSFSSYSTHEADGHFMEVASRLKSNLSNPNMDYASMSKTSEHHHVQPPPHLAHDYHSAPSMFSGPPNSLHLQNKDSEMISHTVNGLSNMLPGQNHDRTTPQGGLDKTDVLNPEKAEDPDEVWSDSEQNFLDPEIGGVAVAPSHGSILIECAKRELHATTPLKNPNRNHPTRISLVFYQHKSMNEPKHGLALWEAKMAEKAREKEEECEKYGPDYVPQKTYGKKAKREPAEPHEPSEPTYMRFIKSLAQRTLSVTTDSTVTTSPYAFTRVTGPYNRYI, from the exons ATGGAACAGGATAGAACCAACCATGTTGATGGCAATAGATTGAGTCCATTTCTAATACCACAATCTTCTCACGTTTGCCAGGCAGAGCCTTCTGTGGTGAAGCTACAGAATGGAAGTCCATCAACAGAGAGGCCTGAAGTTGAAGTAAATGGAGACCACAAGCAGCTATTTATTAAAAGCAACTATGGAGTGCCCCACCTGAAGGGAAGTTCAAATAAACGCGTTAGCCCCAACCttttacaagaaaagaaagtatattCCAAATATATGCAAAATGGTGGGATAAAACGCACTTTTAGTGAGCCCTCTCTGTATGGACTTCATGAGAGCAAGAAAGTGAAACAAGACAAAGAGGTAAATGGACAAAAAGCTGAGCCAGAAGTTAATAATGAAAAGCCAAGCATCTCCAGTTCTTACAGTGAGAAGAAACCTGAGAGTTTTGCAGGACAAGAAAATGAAGCTTCAGATTTGATACAGTCTACAAGATACAACAGTGGTGGTTCAGAAAACCCTCATGAACTCCTGATTCAGGatgagcaggagcaggaaaatGTTCATTGCCAGAACAGGGACATTGTTTTACTACTTAAGAACAAGGCAGTGCCAATGCCTAATGGTGCTACAGTTTCTGCCTCTTCCATGGAAAGCATGCATGGTGAACTCCTGGAGAAAACACTGTCTCAATATTATCCAGAACATGTTTCCATAGCAATGCAGAAGAACACATCTCATATCAATGCCATTACCAGTCAGGCTACTAATGAGTTGTCCTATGAGACAACGCATTCATCCCATACCTCAGGGCAGATCACTTCCCCACAGACCTCAAACTCTGAGCTGCCTCAAGTGCCAGCTGTAGTGGTTACTGAGGTCTACAACACAGAAGACTCCAGTAAACCACCTGTATTGCCAGGTAGCTGTTTGCTTCAGAAGCCAGAACTACAGCTACCGCAACAGCAACAGATTCCAAGCTATGATCCACACCAGTTAACCGTAGGAAACAGTACTCTTCATGGAAGCGTAGGGCAGGTTCCCAACCAAGACCTCTCTCTAAGTTCCAGCAGTAACCTGCAAGCTCAGAGTGCCACTCTGGAAAGGTTTTCTGAGCAAGCAGAAAATAATGgtgctttttttaaacagaactcAACGTTTCACAAAGATTCCTCCACTCCTCCTGCTCTGGAAAAGAACAGTGCACTGTCTGTTGTGGTGCAAGAAGGATCCCATTCCTATGACAACAGATGTGATGAGACTCTTCCTGGGGAGATAAAGAATGAAGGGCAACAGCAGGGACCAATGTCAGAAAGTCCCAGCCTCAGCCAACAGCAACTTCACCCTCAGCAGAGACTTCCGCAGCAGGCACAAACGTCGCAACAAGATGTCAGTGAAAGCAACCCGCAAGCTGCTGTGGCCGCCTCCGTTCAGCACTGCTCAGAAGAAACGACGCCGGCGTCAGAGCCTCCCCTCCAAAGTATCCAAGCACACGGAAGTGAGGGTGAGTTGCAGAAACACTATCAGCATTTCCCAGGACAGAGAGAACCCAAGATTCCTCCTGACAAAGAAAAGGACCAAGTGAAAGAACCTGTGCAACAGGTTCAACGTTATTCAAAACCAGCCTGGATAGAACTGGTTTCCACCCAGTTCCGCCAGGGAGGATCTCCCCAAAAGCCCAGTGAAGCGTTATTACAGTCAATTCTTCAGTTCCAGGCAAACGCAGTTGAAACAGCCTATAGAAAACAGTATGCTGGAAGTCCTGATGCATTAAAGGGGTCCTCAGGACAGCCCCAGAGCCAGAAGATAATGCAACAGGAACAAATTCGTCCACTGTACAAAAGTGAGAcctcccagctgcagccacaTCCCACAGCTGACCAGCAGCTGCCATTCCAGAAACACTCACCGCAGCCACAACTCATGAAGATGGATTCCCTGCTCAAGTCCCGAGTGCAGCAACACCCTCCGCAGCAGCTCCATTTCCAGCAAAGATCAGAACAAGATGAACAGCCTTTAGGGGCCCCACTGAAACAGCAGCACTTGAACCCCCAGCCAGGGGAAGATGAGCAGTTCTTGCATTCACACATTTTGCAACAGATGCTCCAAAAACAGGCACAGCAGGTGCAACTGCCATGCAGTCTGCAGCTAACCTCAAACCAGCAACAGGgtctgcaaatgaaaaataaagacccaccccaaaccatttcCCATTCCCAAAGCAATGCTGAGCAGCCACCAGACAGAGCAACCTTCATCCAGCTTAAAGCAGAGGAATGTTTTCACACTGGGAGTAAGTACACGAAATCAACTGCATTCCTACCGCGTAACCCTCAGCTAGGCCTAGAGCAAGTACAGAGCGTGAACAAAGGTCCCCTTTACACTCAGAAAGGAAACGCTAGTCTGCAACGTCCTTCCCCAAACAACATGCACTTGatttctgagaagaaagaaaatgctgcaaataTTGAACGGTTTGGAGCCAACAAAATGCAGGACTTGCAACACATgcagtatttttcaaataacttGACTGCAAAGCAAGATGTGAATCACTGTTTTCAAGAACAAGAGCAACAGACACAACAAGCTTCAGTTATACAGCTACCACCACCCCAGCAAACACAAAGCTATGGTGGTAGCCTGAACCAAGATATCCTGAGCCAACAAGCCACACAGATTCCTCAGCGGTACTTACCACAGAGCCAGCAAGCTGCCCCACACTCCCAAGACCAGAGAGGCAGTCATTTGCAGTCCCAGACCCCAaaggattttcaaaagcatgcTGCTCTGAGGTGGCATCTCTTGCAAAAACAGGAGCAACAAGCATACCAGCAACCCAAACCCGATATTGGTCTCAGTGCAGTGCGCAAGCCTATAAAAATTGAGGCTGGCACAAAGTCTAATGTCTGCATACGTCCATCAGCTGgacagctggaaaacaaaatgtggaaaaaaacaattaaacaaGAGAATCAGCACTTTGGCTGCGAGAGCATGCAACAAAAGAGCATCATTGAGACAATGGAACAGCAGCTAAAACAGATACAGGTGAAATCACTGTTTGATCACAAGACCTTTACTGTGAAATCACCTAAACATGTGAAAGTTGAAACAGCAGGCCCTATTACCATCCTATCAAGACATACCAGTGCTGCGGATTTTGACACTCAGACCCCAAGCTTAGATCAGCAAGCAAACTTGTCTGCTGAGAAAACCCCGACCAAAAGAACAGCTGGAACTGTTCTCAATAATTTTTTAGACTCACCTTCCAAGTTATTGGATACTCCTGTAAAAAATTTATTGGACACACCTGCCAAAACCCAGTATGATTTCCCATCTTGCAGCTGTGTTG agcAAATTATTGAAAAAGATGAAGGTCCTTTCTATACCCATCTAGGAGCCGGTCCTAATGTGGCAGCTATTAGAGAAATCATGGAAGAAAG atTTGGACAGAAGGGTAAAGCTATAAGGATTGAAAGGGTTGTCTACACTGGGAAAGAAGGCAAAAGTTCTCAAGGATGTCCAATTGCTAAATGG GTAGTTCGCAGAAGCAGTAAGGAGGAAAAGCTACTTTGCTTGGTGCGTGAGCGAGCTGGCCACACATGTGAGACAGCCGTCATCGTGATTCTCATCCTGGTCTGGGAAGGAATCCCAACAAGCCTGGCTGACAAGCTCTACACCGAACTCACTGACACCCTGAGGAAGTACGGCACACTCACAAACCGGCGGTGTGCCCTGAATGAAGA acGAACTTGCGCATGTCAAGGGCTGGACCCTGAAACTTGTGGTGCTTCATTTTCCTTCGGTTGCTCCTGGAGCATGTACTACAATGGTTGTAAGTTTGCCAGAAGCAAAATTCCAAGAAAGTTTAAGCTGATGGGGGATGACCCAAAAGAG gaagaaaaactagAATCCCATTTGCAGAATCTGTCAACCCTGATGGCACCTACCTACAAGAAGCTTGCACCTGATGCATATAACAACCAG ATCGAGTATGAACACAGAGCACCTGAGTGTCGCCTGGGTTTAAAAGAAGGTCGCCCATTCTCAGGGGTCACTGCCTGCCTGGATTTTTGTGCTCATGCTCACAGAGACCTGCACAATATGCAGAACGGGAGTACACTG GTTTGCACACTAACTAGAGAAGACAATCGCGAAATTGGCCAAACACCAGAAGACGAGCAGCTCCATGTGCTACCGTTATACAAAGTCTCTGATGTGGATGAGTTTGGAAGCAGCGAGGgccaggaggagaagaagaggaatggCAGCATCCAGGTCCTTACCTCCTTTCGTCGGAAAGTAAGGATGTTAGCAGAGCCTGTTAAGACGTGTCGGCAGAGGAAGCTAGAAGCAAAGaaggcagctgcagaaaagctttCCTCCTTGGAGAATGGGTCtagcaaagctgaaagagagaaggCTGCTGCAGCACGCAACAAGCAAAGCAACTCTGAGGCAGCAGGTCATGCAAAGCAGCTAGCAG ATCTTCTCCGCCTTTCAGGACCAGCcacacaacagcagcagcaacatccACAGCGCACTCCCCCTACCAACCCTCAGTCAAATCCTATTAACTCTTACTCGGGTTCAGGTTCTGCAAATCTCTATGTAAGGTTGCCTAATCCAGCCAGTGCTTATCCGGGCTCTTCATATACTTCAGATCCTTATGGAGGGTCCAGTCCCATGAACCTCTATACAACCTCATCACAGCCTGCGGGGTCTTATTTGAATTCTTCCAGTCCCATGAACCCTTATTCAGGATCATTAAGTCAAAATAACCAATATCCACCCTACCAATGCAATGGCAACATATCTATGGACAACTGCCCCTCTTACTTGAGCTCCTACCCTTCCCAGCATCAGCACATGGACTTGTATAATTGCCAGAGCCAAGACCATATGTCTAAACTGAGTTTACCACCCATTCAAACATTATACCAGCATAGGTTTGGGAATAACCAGAGTTTTGGTCCCAAGTACTTGAATTACGGAAACCAAAATATGCAGGTAGACTCCTTCAGTAATTGCACCATTAGACCAAATGTACACAATGTAGGGTCTTTTTCCTCTTACTCAACCCATGAGGCCGATGGCCATTTTATGGAGGTTGCTTCAAGGTTAAAATCTAACCTGAGTAATCCAAACATGGATTATGCCTCCATGAGTAAAACCAGTGAACATCATCACGTGCAACCTCCTCCACATTTAGCGCATGACTACCATTCTGCTCCAAGCATGTTTAGTGGTCCTCCTAATTCACTGCATCTCCAAAATAAGGATAGTGAAATGATTTCACATACAGTTAATGGTTTGTCTAACATGCTTCCAGGTCAAAACCATGATAGGACTACTCCCCAGGGTGGTTTAGATAAAACTGATGTGCTGAATccagaaaaagcagaggatCCCGATGAAGTCTGGTCAGATAGTGAGCAGAACTTTCTGGATCCAGAAATTGGAGGAGTGGCAGTTGCTCCATCTCACGGGTCAATTCTCATAGAGTGTGCAAAACGTGAGCTCCACGCAACGACCCCCCTAAAAAATCCCAACAGGAACCATCCCACCAGAATATCCCTTGTCTTTTACCAGCACAAGAGTATGAATGAGCCAAAACACGGTCTGGCTCTGTGGGAGGCGAAGATGGCTGAGAaggcaagagagaaagaagaggaatgtgaAAAGTACGGTCCAGACTACGTGCCTCAGAAAACTTACGGCAAAAAAGCAAAGCGGGAGCCTGCTGAGCCACACGAACCCTCAGAGCCAACATACATGCGCTTCATCAAGTCTCTTGCACAAAGGACACTGTCGGTCACCACAGACTCCACAGTAACTACATCTCCATATGCCTTTACACGGGTTACAGGGCCTTACAACCGATATATCTAA